TTGATTTTTGCTTCGTATATTTTACGTTCTGTTATATCTGTGAAGGCTCCGACTACTCCAACCCTTTCGCCGGAACCATCTATAAATACGGATTTGTTGATCTCAATTTCATGTCGCAGTCCGTCAGAAAAAGGAAATGTGGTCTCATATTTTTGATCTTGTCCTGATTTTAAAGTGGTAAGGTCATAAGTTTGCGCAAGTTCTGAAGATTTATCCGGGAGAATTTCTACGGTTGTTTTGCCGATAATTTGATCTTTCGAACGCCCAAGTATTGAAGCAAAAGCCTTATTTATGGTGCGATAGCGTAAATCTTTATCTTTATAGAAAACAGGTAATGGGATTGCGTCTAAGAATGCATTCATGAAGTGATAGTTGTGTTCTAATTTAGCCGTTTGAGCGTTTCTCTCCATTTCAGCCTTTTCAACACTGCCCCAGATAAATCCTAAAGAGGATGTGATTAGTGAAGAAGAATATACTAAAAGGTGACTCCAGCTTGACCAGTGAGATTGAAGGTCTGGGTACATGCTTATAGCGAGGATTTTAACGGAAATTGCTATGATTAAGAGCATACCGGAGAAGGTTAGCATGTACTGATAAACTTGCATTTTTTGTGTTTCACGAAGGACAGCCCAGAGGCAGATAGCAAGTTGCAGAACTATCAGCAGTGAGAATGACATTTCAAGAGCGAATTTGTGTGGGGTTACGAAAACGAAAAGGTAAGAAGAAGCGAATGCCGCGCAAAGTAGTAATAATGATAATTTAATCATTTTGTGTGAAACTTGGCGGAAGCGTTCAATGCCAGTACTAAGTAAAATCAGAGATGCTAAACCTAAAGTTTTGGATACAATAATTGAATGGTCTGGAAGAAAAGAATTGAAAGATGTAAGTATGAACGACACACTTAAACATAAGTATGCTAAACTGATAAGAAGAAACCCGCGATATCTTTTATGGAAGAAAATAAGGAGCAGGATGATGAATCCCTGTGCAAAGCAAATGATGGAATTGCTAAGCAGAAGAGAGTTTATATTAATATTCATTAAGAGAATGCTCCAGGAAAAGCGTTTATATGTAAACAGTAAATTTTTAGTATTTATAATATAACATTGTGTTAAATTTCTGTCTATGCTCGCAGTAAAATGAATAAAGTCATATTTTGTGGATAAAATATTTAGGAGTATTCTCACATATAGGT
This sequence is a window from Desulfovibrio sp. UCD-KL4C. Protein-coding genes within it:
- a CDS encoding diguanylate cyclase, which codes for MIKLSLLLLCAAFASSYLFVFVTPHKFALEMSFSLLIVLQLAICLWAVLRETQKMQVYQYMLTFSGMLLIIAISVKILAISMYPDLQSHWSSWSHLLVYSSSLITSSLGFIWGSVEKAEMERNAQTAKLEHNYHFMNAFLDAIPLPVFYKDKDLRYRTINKAFASILGRSKDQIIGKTTVEILPDKSSELAQTYDLTTLKSGQDQKYETTFPFSDGLRHEIEINKSVFIDGSGERVGVVGAFTDITERKIYEAKINYLAMHDQVTGLPNRNMFYAQLKKAIAMAERNNYSLAILYIDLDGFKIINDSFGHSAGDTLLRTVGKRLSKSIRKSDTACRIGGDEFVVLIEMYSDQADLKIIAEKLCKSLAAPSPCEGHICQTGASIGIALYPQDAETPQNLVKAADTAMYAAKQQGKNQACFYNSLMKSK